The following are encoded in a window of Plectropomus leopardus isolate mb chromosome 23, YSFRI_Pleo_2.0, whole genome shotgun sequence genomic DNA:
- the tmem256 gene encoding transmembrane protein 256: MTASVVVRRLAALSGASAVGLGAYGAHGFKNKDPDDYQVVLFETANKYHFYHSLALLGAAHSGKPAVAGTLLIAGMGMFCGSLYHQALTGDPGLRKVAPMGGVAMIVGWLAMIF; the protein is encoded by the exons ATGACCGCTTCTGTCGTTGTCCGAAGGTTAGCAGCTCTGTCCGGGGCCTCTGCGGTGGGACTAGGAGCATACGGGGCTCACG gtttcaaaaacaaagaccCTGATGACTACCAGGTCGTG CTCTTTGAAACTGCCAACAAGTACCATTTCTACCACAGCCTGGCCCTGCTGGGTGCTGCTCACTCTGGCAAACCCGCTGTG GCTGGTACCCTCCTCATAGCAGGCATGGGGATGTTCTGTGGCTCCCTCTACCACCAGGCCCTGACAGGGGACCCAGGTCTACGCAAGGTGGCTCCCATGGGGGGTGTAGCTATGATCGTTGGCTGGCTGGCCATGATCTTCTGA